The following are encoded in a window of Roseimaritima ulvae genomic DNA:
- a CDS encoding DUF6691 family protein, with translation MIKIYLNVLLIGIYLGILFTKSEVARWQRVHDMFLFREPHMYLIIGTAIVVAMASMWLLKRFKVHAVTGQPIRYTPKPYHRGVLIGGVLFGAGWAITGACPGPIYAQIGGGEWIALLTFAGAVLGMYSYAALKPKLPH, from the coding sequence ATGATCAAAATCTATCTAAACGTCTTATTGATCGGTATCTATCTGGGCATTTTGTTTACCAAAAGCGAGGTCGCGAGATGGCAACGGGTGCATGACATGTTCTTATTTCGAGAGCCGCACATGTATCTGATCATCGGTACGGCGATCGTGGTGGCGATGGCGTCGATGTGGTTGTTGAAGCGGTTCAAGGTGCATGCGGTTACCGGCCAACCGATTCGTTACACCCCCAAGCCCTACCATCGCGGAGTGCTTATTGGAGGGGTTCTGTTTGGCGCGGGTTGGGCGATTACGGGCGCATGTCCGGGGCCAATCTATGCGCAGATCGGTGGCGGAGAATGGATTGCGCTGCTAACGTTCGCCGGAGCCGTTTTAGGGATGTATAGTTACGCAGCGTTGAAGCCCAAGCTTCCGCACTAA
- the larE gene encoding ATP-dependent sacrificial sulfur transferase LarE has product MPAPEIEHPTLPLADRLCQHIAEFGTCMVAFSGGVDSAVVAAAAYRALGRRAIAVTAVSPSVSESQLAAARDVARQIGIEHREVATDEIENADYVRNDSQRCFHCKQTLYRRLTKLANQHAIDVIASGTNADDTHDYRPGIAAGQQASVRAPLADLGIDKSAVREIARRWNLSVWDAPASPCLSSRLAYGVTVTTERLKMVEEAEAFLSGKGFSPLRVRLHEGDLARIEVPRRDLVRMLAEPLWTQTVTALRTAGFRFVTVDLEGFRSGNLNTLVSIASPASSPAAETITETNMTTSPATHPQDSAE; this is encoded by the coding sequence ATGCCCGCACCTGAAATCGAACACCCCACTCTCCCCCTTGCCGATCGACTGTGCCAGCACATCGCCGAATTTGGAACCTGCATGGTGGCCTTCAGCGGCGGCGTGGACAGCGCGGTGGTAGCGGCCGCGGCGTATCGTGCCCTGGGTCGACGAGCGATCGCGGTGACGGCGGTCAGCCCCAGTGTTTCGGAATCCCAATTGGCGGCGGCTCGCGATGTCGCCCGGCAGATCGGCATCGAACATCGTGAAGTCGCCACCGACGAAATCGAAAACGCCGACTATGTTCGCAACGACAGCCAACGCTGCTTTCACTGCAAACAAACCCTGTACCGACGTCTGACCAAGCTGGCTAACCAACACGCGATCGACGTCATCGCCTCAGGCACCAACGCCGACGACACGCACGATTACCGGCCCGGAATCGCGGCCGGCCAGCAGGCCAGCGTCCGCGCGCCCTTGGCGGACCTGGGCATCGACAAATCCGCCGTGCGAGAGATCGCTCGCCGCTGGAACCTATCGGTCTGGGACGCCCCGGCGTCGCCCTGCCTGTCCAGCCGTTTGGCCTACGGCGTCACGGTCACGACGGAGCGATTAAAGATGGTCGAAGAGGCCGAAGCGTTTTTGTCCGGCAAAGGGTTTTCGCCGCTGCGGGTGCGATTGCACGAGGGGGACCTGGCCCGCATCGAAGTCCCCCGCAGGGACCTCGTTCGCATGTTGGCCGAACCGTTGTGGACGCAAACGGTGACGGCACTGCGGACGGCCGGATTCCGGTTCGTGACGGTCGACCTGGAAGGCTTTCGCAGCGGCAACCTAAACACACTCGTCTCGATCGCCTCGCCCGCTTCATCGCCAGCCGCCGAGACCATAACCGAAACCAATATGACAACATCGCCTGCCACGCATCCACAGGATTCCGCCGAGTGA
- the bshB1 gene encoding bacillithiol biosynthesis deacetylase BshB1 gives MDMLVIAPHPDDAELGMGGTIAKMISAGWEVGILDLTSGEPTPHGSEALRAEETAAASKALGVSWRQNAGLPNRSLQHTLEARAIVAGYIRQTRPRWLFAPYWKDAHPDHVVATELVEAARFWAKLSKTDLPGEPFHPERIYYYYCIHLRLAVQPSWIVDISEQWDRKLEAIRCFESQFITGRPSEPPTLLDRFRDDAAYWGRLINRRYGEPFATREPLAVTSLRDFF, from the coding sequence ATGGACATGTTGGTCATTGCCCCCCACCCGGATGATGCCGAGCTGGGCATGGGCGGCACGATTGCCAAAATGATCTCCGCCGGCTGGGAGGTGGGGATTTTGGATTTGACCAGCGGAGAGCCGACCCCGCATGGCAGCGAAGCGTTGCGAGCCGAAGAGACGGCGGCGGCTTCCAAGGCTCTGGGCGTCAGCTGGCGACAGAACGCTGGGCTGCCTAATCGCTCCTTACAGCATACCCTGGAAGCTCGGGCGATCGTGGCCGGGTACATTCGCCAAACCCGTCCCCGTTGGCTGTTTGCGCCCTATTGGAAGGACGCGCATCCCGATCACGTGGTGGCGACTGAACTGGTCGAAGCGGCGCGATTTTGGGCCAAATTGTCGAAAACGGACTTGCCGGGCGAGCCGTTTCATCCCGAGCGCATTTATTATTACTACTGCATCCACCTGCGGTTGGCCGTCCAGCCCTCCTGGATCGTCGACATCAGCGAGCAATGGGATCGCAAGTTGGAGGCGATTCGCTGCTTTGAAAGTCAATTTATCACCGGCCGGCCCAGCGAACCGCCAACCTTGCTAGACCGGTTTCGTGACGATGCAGCCTACTGGGGGCGGTTGATCAATCGCCGCTATGGCGAACCCTTTGCCACTCGCGAACCCCTGGCGGTCACCTCTTTGCGGGATTTTTTCTAA
- a CDS encoding YeeE/YedE family protein translates to MVAWLMEPWPWWLSGILIGLTVPLLYVLAGKAFGISTSLQEIGAVCTPRCRWPYLSQFDRRANAWTLVFVLGIGVGSWIASHWLSATPVDFLPASFETLSGGIKLLVGGFLIGFGTRYAGGCTSGHSITGIANLNGPSLVATICFFAGGLSVTWGLGWWLFQ, encoded by the coding sequence ATGGTGGCGTGGTTGATGGAACCCTGGCCGTGGTGGCTATCGGGAATCTTGATTGGGCTTACCGTGCCGCTGTTGTACGTGTTGGCGGGCAAGGCGTTTGGGATTTCGACCAGCCTGCAGGAGATCGGCGCGGTCTGTACTCCTCGTTGCCGCTGGCCGTACCTCAGTCAGTTTGATCGCCGCGCGAATGCCTGGACGCTGGTATTTGTGTTGGGCATCGGCGTCGGGTCCTGGATCGCCAGTCATTGGCTTTCCGCTACCCCGGTCGATTTTTTGCCGGCTTCTTTTGAAACCTTGTCGGGCGGCATCAAGCTGCTTGTCGGAGGATTTTTGATCGGCTTCGGGACGCGGTATGCCGGCGGCTGCACCTCCGGCCATTCGATCACGGGGATTGCCAATTTGAACGGGCCAAGCCTGGTGGCCACGATCTGTTTCTTTGCTGGCGGGCTGAGTGTGACCTGGGGACTGGGGTGGTGGTTATTCCAATGA
- a CDS encoding outer membrane protein assembly factor BamB family protein produces MSATNEPVESQPYEPAQPHAESSGATPLRRPRRRWALWIIGISVLLIFVAQTVKPWSDAQLMNMVSYGLGGIALLAGLTWTLRRPVPSWQRWLPVGVFVAAVGVLAVLYELVGVNGELVPLFEYRFASRSPAASEVEGVADLQSVSDDDFTGFLGNQRDGVIPTRAFSTDWTGAKELWRQPVGAAWSGFVIVGDYAVTMEQRGEGQQGEQWVTCYRIADGQLVWYHASPGAHFNPLGGTGPRSTPTVFNGRVYAQDAVGKVVCLDGKDGQLIWQLDLWEHAGLDQAAAEQAVTWGRAGSPLIVPTGAEAMVVVPYGGPLDRQQPDSPIGSLIALDADSGAVRWIGGETQISYASPIVATLDGQRQIVSVNESNVTGHAIDDGSVLWEVDWPGSSSGGATCSNAVVYGEDGLLLGKGYGGGSQLLRIDSEAPPAERAEIEWADGRMLKTKFTHAVLDGDFAYALSDGTLECVDLRGPERMWRQPRGSRYGQGQMLRVEDTLVVQVETGEVALVSCQSDRFVELARLDGLDSNTWNYPAVSGRRLLVRSSREAVAYLLPPRSSDVQNQADAQNQAGSEASAGSQNEAGSQDKTDSAEASDKNSSSDKNTSSEETP; encoded by the coding sequence GTGTCAGCGACCAACGAACCTGTCGAAAGCCAACCGTACGAACCGGCTCAGCCGCACGCCGAAAGCTCCGGTGCAACCCCTCTCCGCCGACCGCGTCGACGTTGGGCGCTGTGGATCATCGGCATCAGTGTGCTGCTGATTTTTGTCGCTCAAACGGTCAAACCCTGGTCCGATGCGCAATTGATGAACATGGTCAGTTATGGGCTGGGCGGGATCGCTTTGTTGGCCGGGTTAACCTGGACGCTGCGCCGTCCGGTGCCGTCCTGGCAACGTTGGTTGCCGGTGGGCGTGTTCGTCGCCGCGGTCGGCGTGTTGGCCGTGTTGTACGAACTGGTGGGCGTCAATGGTGAATTGGTGCCATTGTTTGAATATCGATTCGCCTCGCGCTCGCCTGCGGCTTCGGAGGTCGAAGGGGTCGCGGATCTGCAGTCTGTTAGCGACGACGACTTCACGGGGTTTCTGGGCAACCAACGCGACGGCGTGATCCCCACCCGCGCTTTTTCCACCGATTGGACGGGCGCCAAGGAACTGTGGCGCCAACCGGTCGGCGCCGCGTGGTCCGGGTTTGTGATCGTGGGCGATTATGCGGTGACCATGGAGCAGCGGGGCGAGGGCCAGCAGGGCGAACAGTGGGTCACCTGCTACCGCATCGCGGACGGACAACTGGTCTGGTACCACGCCTCGCCGGGCGCCCACTTTAATCCCCTGGGCGGAACCGGCCCGCGATCCACGCCGACCGTGTTCAACGGCCGCGTGTACGCGCAAGACGCGGTGGGCAAGGTGGTTTGTCTGGATGGGAAAGACGGTCAATTAATCTGGCAGTTAGATCTGTGGGAACACGCCGGGTTGGATCAAGCCGCCGCCGAGCAAGCCGTCACCTGGGGCCGCGCGGGGTCGCCGTTGATCGTGCCAACGGGCGCCGAGGCGATGGTCGTGGTGCCCTACGGCGGGCCGCTCGATCGCCAGCAACCGGACAGCCCGATCGGCAGCCTGATCGCGCTGGATGCGGACAGCGGGGCCGTCCGCTGGATCGGTGGCGAAACCCAGATCAGCTATGCATCGCCGATCGTGGCCACGCTGGACGGACAGCGACAAATCGTGTCGGTCAACGAATCCAACGTCACCGGACACGCGATCGACGACGGCAGCGTGTTGTGGGAAGTCGATTGGCCGGGCTCGAGCAGTGGCGGGGCCACCTGCTCCAACGCGGTCGTCTACGGCGAGGATGGACTGCTGCTGGGCAAGGGCTACGGGGGCGGCAGCCAACTGCTGCGGATCGATAGCGAAGCCCCGCCGGCCGAACGCGCGGAAATCGAATGGGCCGACGGACGGATGCTCAAAACCAAATTCACCCACGCCGTCCTCGACGGCGACTTCGCCTACGCCCTGTCCGACGGAACTTTGGAGTGCGTGGACTTGCGGGGCCCCGAGCGGATGTGGCGGCAACCACGCGGCAGCCGCTACGGCCAAGGCCAGATGCTGCGGGTCGAGGACACGCTGGTCGTGCAGGTCGAAACCGGCGAGGTCGCCCTGGTTAGCTGCCAGAGCGATCGTTTCGTCGAACTCGCCCGACTCGACGGCCTCGATTCCAATACCTGGAACTATCCGGCGGTCTCCGGACGGCGGCTGCTGGTCCGCAGCAGCCGAGAAGCCGTGGCGTACCTACTGCCTCCGCGCTCATCCGACGTGCAAAACCAAGCCGACGCGCAAAACCAAGCCGGCTCAGAAGCTTCTGCGGGGTCTCAAAATGAGGCGGGCTCTCAGGATAAGACCGATTCGGCGGAAGCCAGCGATAAAAACAGCAGCAGCGATAAAAACACCTCCAGCGAAGAGACACCCTGA
- a CDS encoding class I SAM-dependent methyltransferase translates to MSAGTYQLIDFGAGRKLESLGGYLVDRPSPAAEPHRRRQRDWSAADARFDADRRRWTFHRPWPEAAELDCGSFVMPIQPTPFGHIGIFPEQHANWKWLRTRVQQHREEAPLQALNLFGYTGASSLAVATAGGKVAHVDAAKPNVMAARRAADRAGCDQSIRFLTDDAGKFVARELRRQRQYDLIILDPPAYGHGPRGKAWRLERDLWPLLQQCLDLLTAPVRQLLLTGHSEQVGSADVTAWLRRQLGSGVEIAAGRSGLPDTARRKLDCGFYVRAVWEP, encoded by the coding sequence ATGTCCGCCGGAACCTACCAACTGATCGATTTCGGCGCAGGCCGCAAACTGGAATCGTTGGGGGGGTACCTGGTGGATCGCCCCTCGCCGGCGGCCGAACCCCATCGCCGCCGACAGCGTGACTGGAGCGCCGCGGATGCCCGTTTCGACGCCGACCGCCGGCGCTGGACCTTTCATCGACCATGGCCCGAAGCGGCGGAGTTGGACTGCGGCTCGTTTGTGATGCCGATTCAGCCCACGCCGTTTGGCCACATCGGTATTTTTCCGGAACAGCACGCCAACTGGAAATGGCTGCGGACGCGGGTCCAGCAACATCGCGAAGAAGCGCCGCTGCAAGCCCTCAACCTGTTTGGTTACACCGGCGCCAGTTCGCTGGCCGTGGCCACCGCCGGCGGCAAAGTCGCCCATGTGGACGCGGCGAAACCGAACGTGATGGCGGCTCGGCGAGCGGCAGACCGCGCGGGCTGTGATCAATCGATCCGGTTCCTGACCGATGATGCGGGAAAATTTGTTGCCCGCGAATTGCGAAGACAACGGCAATACGACCTGATCATCCTGGACCCACCGGCCTACGGGCATGGCCCCCGCGGCAAAGCTTGGCGGCTGGAACGCGACCTCTGGCCGTTGCTACAACAGTGCCTGGACCTGTTAACCGCACCGGTCCGGCAACTGTTGCTGACCGGGCACAGCGAACAGGTTGGCAGCGCCGACGTAACCGCCTGGTTGCGGCGACAACTGGGCTCCGGGGTCGAGATCGCCGCGGGCCGCTCCGGCCTGCCCGATACCGCTCGCCGTAAACTGGATTGCGGTTTTTACGTGAGGGCGGTGTGGGAGCCGTAG
- a CDS encoding SLC13 family permease, translating to MMQRIQSASLWGGPLLAVLTAVGCVQSGVAFPAACCAAVAVCCAVWWVFETLHLAVVGLLPFVAFPLLGVLSAGEVARSYGHSMILLLLGGFFLSAAMERSGAHRRLALQMVRAVGGAGGRRLVLGFMLATAGLSMWISNTATSLMILPVALAILNQTSDDRQLRTAMLLGIAYSASIGGMGTPIGTPPNVMMVAYVQRTFGHDVSFFEWMRVALPIVCVLLPIAWLWITRRVQGSRPLSMPTVGRWRSSEIRVMIVFVITALAWIFRAAPAGGWTAWLPATNASGGSTINDSTIALAASLALFIIPAGEDLDPPAEPSEDRATARSPQRRAPVSRLLDWPTAARVPWGILLMFGGGLALAAGFEQSGLSQLLGEQLSRVADQPLWLITLMVCLLVTFLTELTSSTATTSLLLPILGGLALASGLPFESILVPATISASCAFMLPVATAPNTIVFSAGQLSTATMARTGLILNLFAAVLITTVCTLTISPKQHDATAPAEAATSGGAVEHSPQPSGQPGGNGQDGR from the coding sequence ATGATGCAGCGAATTCAAAGCGCGAGTTTATGGGGCGGACCGCTGTTGGCGGTGTTGACGGCGGTGGGGTGTGTGCAGTCGGGTGTTGCCTTTCCGGCGGCTTGCTGTGCAGCGGTAGCGGTGTGTTGCGCGGTGTGGTGGGTTTTTGAGACGCTGCACTTGGCCGTGGTGGGGTTGTTGCCGTTTGTGGCCTTTCCTCTGTTGGGCGTGCTAAGTGCCGGCGAGGTAGCTCGATCCTACGGGCACTCGATGATCCTGCTGTTGTTGGGCGGGTTCTTTTTGTCGGCGGCCATGGAACGCAGTGGGGCTCATCGTCGACTGGCTTTGCAGATGGTGCGGGCTGTGGGCGGCGCCGGCGGTCGCCGTCTGGTGTTGGGATTTATGTTGGCCACCGCGGGGTTATCGATGTGGATCAGCAACACCGCCACTTCGTTGATGATTCTACCGGTTGCGTTGGCGATTTTGAATCAAACCAGTGACGACCGCCAGTTGCGGACTGCGATGCTGTTGGGCATTGCCTACTCGGCCAGCATCGGCGGCATGGGCACGCCAATCGGTACGCCGCCCAATGTGATGATGGTGGCCTACGTGCAGCGCACGTTTGGGCATGATGTCAGTTTCTTTGAATGGATGCGGGTGGCGCTGCCCATTGTATGTGTGCTGCTGCCCATCGCTTGGCTGTGGATCACGCGTCGCGTGCAGGGCAGTCGGCCGCTGTCGATGCCTACGGTGGGGCGTTGGCGAAGCAGTGAAATCCGTGTGATGATCGTGTTTGTGATCACCGCCCTGGCTTGGATCTTTCGCGCCGCCCCGGCAGGCGGCTGGACCGCGTGGCTGCCGGCCACCAACGCTTCCGGCGGTTCGACCATCAACGACTCGACGATCGCTTTAGCCGCTTCGCTGGCGCTGTTTATCATCCCTGCCGGAGAGGACTTGGATCCGCCCGCGGAGCCGAGCGAGGACCGAGCAACGGCTCGCTCGCCGCAACGCCGCGCTCCGGTGTCGCGGCTGCTCGACTGGCCCACCGCGGCGCGAGTGCCTTGGGGCATCCTATTGATGTTTGGTGGCGGCTTGGCCCTGGCGGCGGGCTTTGAACAAAGTGGGCTCAGCCAGCTGCTGGGCGAACAGCTCAGCAGGGTTGCGGACCAGCCGCTGTGGCTGATCACGCTGATGGTCTGTTTGCTGGTCACGTTTTTGACCGAATTGACCAGCAGCACAGCCACCACGTCGCTGTTGCTGCCGATCCTGGGCGGCTTGGCATTGGCCAGCGGGCTCCCTTTTGAATCGATCCTGGTCCCGGCCACGATCAGCGCCAGTTGCGCTTTTATGCTGCCGGTGGCCACGGCTCCCAACACGATTGTGTTTAGCGCCGGACAGCTTTCCACCGCAACCATGGCGCGGACCGGCCTAATCCTCAATCTGTTTGCCGCCGTGCTGATCACCACCGTTTGCACGCTGACCATTTCGCCAAAACAGCATGATGCGACAGCCCCCGCCGAAGCGGCGACGAGCGGCGGGGCGGTGGAGCACAGTCCGCAACCTTCCGGTCAACCGGGCGGCAACGGGCAAGACGGGCGCTAG
- a CDS encoding beta-ketoacyl-[acyl-carrier-protein] synthase family protein, with amino-acid sequence MPQGREVVITGVGAVTPIGVGTDMFWNALCQRHSGIGKLPHANGVAGPASIGAAIADFDPKQYVRPRKALKVMCRELQTAFAASQMAHTDSGFEDFLGQAEQFDRGRIGTVFGSEMFFGSPCELADTAKRMSQEPGVDPVVEFGTYVMKELFPLWMLKYLPNMAACHVGIAVQAFGPNNTLVLGDTSGPAALIESASCITRGIADAMFTGATGTRINESGFIYSGAVPLATPAEKLADSSRPFAADRDGVVGGEGAATLLLESRELATRRGAKVLATVAGSAVRFVPATSQRGSQSSIELALRAAMADAGCTAEQVGLVVSHAMGDPQQDDAELGALSAVLPGVPLCAPIASTGHCGAATGTMHLVLATLAIQHQTVPPLRNADQLNGDFPLSVSASSRVLQQPYVAVVTHTAQGHATAIVLK; translated from the coding sequence ATGCCCCAAGGCCGCGAAGTTGTCATTACAGGCGTTGGTGCCGTGACGCCCATCGGTGTAGGTACCGATATGTTCTGGAATGCGCTGTGTCAGAGGCACAGTGGCATCGGAAAATTGCCGCACGCCAACGGAGTGGCCGGTCCGGCCAGCATCGGCGCGGCGATTGCGGATTTTGATCCCAAACAATATGTGCGTCCGCGGAAAGCCCTCAAAGTCATGTGCCGCGAGCTGCAGACGGCCTTTGCCGCTTCGCAGATGGCGCACACCGACAGCGGTTTCGAAGACTTTTTGGGGCAGGCAGAGCAGTTCGATCGGGGCCGTATCGGCACCGTGTTCGGTTCCGAAATGTTTTTTGGCTCGCCCTGCGAATTGGCCGACACGGCCAAGCGGATGAGCCAAGAGCCGGGCGTCGATCCGGTAGTGGAATTCGGCACCTACGTGATGAAGGAATTATTTCCCCTGTGGATGCTGAAATACCTGCCCAATATGGCGGCTTGCCATGTGGGCATCGCCGTCCAAGCGTTTGGTCCTAATAACACGTTGGTGTTGGGCGACACCTCGGGGCCGGCCGCGCTGATCGAATCGGCCTCGTGCATCACTCGCGGGATCGCCGATGCGATGTTTACCGGAGCCACCGGGACTCGCATCAATGAATCTGGCTTTATCTATTCCGGCGCCGTCCCCTTGGCGACGCCCGCGGAAAAGCTGGCCGATTCCTCGCGGCCCTTCGCTGCGGACCGCGATGGCGTGGTGGGCGGCGAAGGAGCGGCCACGCTGCTGTTGGAAAGCCGCGAATTGGCCACCCGACGCGGTGCCAAGGTACTGGCCACCGTGGCCGGTTCGGCCGTTCGTTTTGTGCCGGCAACGTCACAACGTGGCAGCCAATCGTCCATCGAACTGGCGTTGCGAGCAGCCATGGCCGACGCCGGCTGTACGGCCGAACAAGTCGGACTGGTCGTCTCCCACGCAATGGGCGACCCCCAACAAGACGACGCCGAACTCGGGGCGCTCTCCGCGGTTCTGCCCGGCGTGCCGCTGTGCGCTCCGATCGCCTCCACCGGACACTGCGGAGCGGCCACCGGAACGATGCATTTGGTGCTGGCTACGCTGGCGATTCAACACCAAACCGTGCCCCCGCTTCGCAACGCCGATCAACTCAACGGAGACTTCCCGCTCTCCGTCTCTGCCTCCTCTCGAGTGTTGCAGCAACCCTATGTGGCCGTGGTTACCCATACCGCCCAAGGCCATGCGACGGCCATCGTGCTGAAGTAA
- a CDS encoding vitamin K epoxide reductase family protein produces the protein MSVVYYPRALSVTPSLSPPAYIWTLRLLAIAGLVVSGYLATVSLMAGKVAGCGSGNVFNCSHVMTTRWSQLAGVPVGVPATALYATMLGLLCVPRSVQRLKTLRWSVISFAALSAGLAALWFVGLQLFWVKHLCAYCLAAHSCGIALAALILWRRPARPRATWMAAAAAFLATTALITTQVLAAPPQTFEVIEHAPAPAATTNSAAAAADTNLEAPGEELFGAPGETLFDAPAEPADAAPAPAPAPAPAPATVPAPASQSELDVFEAPVSRRLPPGGRTAPQPWQWAAVQWLRPSGMLVAQVDAPEEKPERKTVKILNSVRLDVKHWPLLGSPDADYFFVEMLDYTCSHCRATHEAIRQTREAYDGRLGVVLLPTPLNRQCNPHANASGAQTRDACDLAKLSVAVWRLEPDKFEAFHHYLMTAPPSYRTAYPHAEKIVGAEALKKELDSGTPAAYIAKNVDLYNRAGRGAIPKMLFPTTSAVGEIRSASSLKNLVERHVVSAR, from the coding sequence ATGTCCGTCGTGTATTACCCCCGCGCTCTGTCCGTCACCCCTTCCCTCTCGCCGCCCGCGTACATTTGGACGTTGCGGCTGCTGGCGATCGCCGGCTTGGTCGTCAGCGGTTATCTGGCTACGGTCAGTCTGATGGCGGGAAAGGTGGCCGGTTGCGGCAGTGGTAACGTGTTCAACTGCAGCCATGTGATGACGACTCGGTGGTCCCAATTGGCCGGCGTCCCCGTGGGCGTTCCCGCCACGGCTCTGTACGCAACCATGCTGGGCCTGCTGTGTGTGCCCCGATCCGTTCAACGACTGAAGACCTTGCGATGGTCCGTGATCAGTTTTGCCGCCCTGTCGGCCGGACTAGCCGCGCTGTGGTTCGTGGGACTGCAACTATTCTGGGTGAAGCACCTGTGCGCCTACTGTTTGGCCGCGCACAGCTGCGGGATTGCCTTGGCTGCATTGATCCTGTGGCGGCGACCTGCCAGACCGCGGGCGACGTGGATGGCTGCCGCAGCCGCCTTCTTGGCCACCACGGCTCTGATCACGACCCAGGTTCTGGCCGCGCCGCCACAAACCTTTGAAGTCATCGAACACGCTCCCGCGCCCGCCGCCACGACCAACTCGGCCGCCGCAGCCGCGGACACTAACTTAGAAGCGCCCGGCGAAGAGTTGTTCGGTGCTCCTGGGGAAACTCTATTCGACGCGCCGGCGGAACCCGCGGACGCCGCTCCCGCTCCCGCTCCCGCTCCCGCTCCCGCTCCGGCCACCGTTCCCGCCCCGGCTTCGCAGAGCGAGTTGGATGTATTCGAAGCTCCGGTTTCGCGGCGGTTGCCTCCCGGCGGGCGTACGGCGCCGCAGCCCTGGCAGTGGGCCGCGGTGCAGTGGCTGCGGCCGTCCGGCATGCTGGTCGCACAAGTCGATGCGCCGGAGGAGAAGCCCGAGCGGAAGACGGTCAAGATTCTGAACAGCGTGCGTTTGGATGTGAAACATTGGCCGCTGTTGGGCAGTCCCGATGCGGATTATTTCTTCGTCGAAATGCTGGACTACACCTGTTCCCATTGCCGCGCCACACATGAAGCGATCCGGCAAACGCGGGAAGCCTACGACGGGCGACTGGGGGTGGTGCTGCTGCCAACTCCGCTGAACCGTCAGTGCAACCCGCACGCCAACGCCTCGGGCGCTCAAACTCGCGACGCCTGCGACCTGGCCAAACTGTCCGTAGCGGTCTGGCGATTGGAACCCGACAAGTTCGAGGCGTTTCATCACTACTTGATGACCGCTCCGCCCAGCTACCGCACGGCCTATCCGCACGCGGAGAAAATCGTCGGCGCCGAAGCTCTCAAGAAGGAATTGGACAGCGGCACCCCGGCAGCGTATATCGCCAAAAATGTCGATCTCTACAATCGAGCCGGCCGGGGAGCGATCCCCAAGATGCTCTTCCCAACCACGTCGGCCGTAGGCGAGATCCGCTCGGCCAGCTCCCTCAAAAACCTCGTCGAGCGGCATGTGGTGTCCGCACGCTGA
- a CDS encoding ArsR/SmtB family transcription factor, with translation MDKPVHDPEGLSSAAECLKTLGHPARLRMVQLLLHGRFTVGELAADCGIPDNVASEHLRLMQRCGFFTSQREGRKVFYQIAEPHLQGLMACIEGRFLSAAGR, from the coding sequence CTGGACAAGCCGGTGCACGACCCTGAGGGGCTGTCCAGCGCGGCGGAGTGCCTGAAGACGCTGGGGCATCCCGCCCGCTTGCGGATGGTGCAATTGCTGCTGCATGGTCGCTTTACCGTGGGCGAACTGGCGGCCGATTGTGGGATTCCCGACAACGTGGCTTCGGAACATCTGCGGTTGATGCAACGCTGCGGCTTTTTCACCAGCCAACGCGAGGGCCGCAAAGTGTTTTATCAAATCGCCGAACCCCACCTGCAGGGCTTGATGGCCTGCATCGAGGGCCGGTTCCTGTCCGCTGCCGGCCGTTAG